The Limnothrix sp. FACHB-406 genome contains a region encoding:
- a CDS encoding iron uptake porin, whose protein sequence is MSKLIWKALLASPAILGAAVVAASPASAQQVSSTTVPSVSALEATGDGSTLSNLDQLNQYGREGRARRANSAEQVTSVSQLSDVQPTDWAFQALQSLVERYGCIAGYPDGTYKGNRAMTRYEFAAGLNACLDRIQELLVTNVADYATKADLEVLKKLQDMFKTELAALRGRVDTLEGRISYLEKTQFSTTTKLTGEAIMMLAGATSANLDDLGDAFSGNNGDDNQVVFQNRVRLNFNTSFSGKDLLITRLQVGNSKGFNGVAGETVLTNQVFGDTGNQFTLDTLQYQFPIGEKGRGYLMANAGVWDDISNTLNPYFEDYDGGRGSLSTFSQRSPIYRLGGGAGIGVKYDFSENWQLSAGYLAGEAANPRSGDGVGEGGLFDGQFSAMAQLTYTNDAKTFGLGLTYNYSYFGEGEFGFDNAGFVSGFTGTLAANLLPQQDAVTSNSVGLQGYYQFSPKVALTGFVGYTGVDSKGGRFDDADIWYYALGLALPDLGKEGNLGGIFVGAQPYLTNIDGDDVDTDIPLQVEVFYKYAVNDWISITPGVIWQMNPNQDNDNDDVVIGTLRTTFVF, encoded by the coding sequence ATGTCAAAGTTGATTTGGAAAGCCCTGCTGGCTAGCCCGGCGATCCTGGGCGCTGCGGTTGTGGCAGCCTCGCCGGCTTCAGCCCAACAAGTTTCTTCAACCACCGTGCCGTCGGTGAGCGCTCTGGAAGCGACTGGCGACGGTTCGACCCTGAGCAACCTCGACCAGCTCAACCAGTATGGCCGCGAGGGCCGTGCTCGCCGCGCCAACAGCGCCGAGCAAGTGACCTCCGTGTCGCAACTGTCGGACGTGCAACCCACCGATTGGGCATTCCAAGCCCTGCAATCGCTGGTTGAGCGCTACGGTTGCATCGCCGGTTATCCCGACGGAACCTACAAGGGCAACCGGGCCATGACTCGCTACGAGTTTGCGGCTGGTTTGAATGCTTGCCTCGATCGAATCCAAGAATTGCTCGTGACCAACGTGGCCGACTACGCCACCAAGGCCGATCTGGAAGTCCTGAAGAAATTGCAGGACATGTTCAAGACCGAGCTGGCTGCCCTGCGCGGTCGCGTAGACACCTTGGAAGGTCGGATTTCTTACCTGGAGAAAACCCAATTCTCCACCACCACCAAGCTGACCGGCGAAGCCATCATGATGCTGGCCGGCGCTACTTCGGCCAACCTGGATGATCTGGGTGATGCCTTCAGCGGCAACAACGGTGACGACAACCAAGTGGTGTTCCAAAACCGTGTTCGCCTGAACTTCAACACCAGCTTCAGCGGCAAAGACCTGTTGATCACCCGCTTGCAAGTGGGTAACTCCAAGGGCTTCAACGGCGTGGCTGGCGAAACCGTGTTGACCAACCAAGTGTTTGGCGACACCGGTAACCAGTTCACCTTGGATACGCTGCAATACCAATTCCCGATCGGGGAAAAGGGCCGCGGCTACCTGATGGCCAACGCGGGCGTGTGGGATGACATCTCCAACACCCTGAACCCCTACTTCGAAGACTACGACGGTGGTCGTGGTTCCCTGTCCACCTTCTCCCAACGCAGCCCCATCTACCGTCTGGGCGGTGGTGCTGGGATCGGCGTGAAGTATGACTTCAGCGAAAACTGGCAACTGTCGGCTGGTTACCTGGCCGGTGAAGCGGCTAACCCCCGCAGTGGCGACGGTGTGGGCGAAGGTGGCCTGTTCGACGGTCAATTCTCGGCCATGGCCCAGTTGACCTACACGAACGATGCCAAAACCTTTGGCTTGGGTCTGACCTATAACTACTCCTACTTTGGCGAAGGCGAGTTCGGCTTTGATAACGCCGGTTTCGTCAGCGGCTTCACGGGCACTCTGGCGGCCAACCTGTTGCCCCAACAGGATGCTGTAACCTCCAACTCGGTTGGTCTGCAAGGTTACTACCAATTCAGCCCCAAGGTGGCTCTGACCGGCTTCGTGGGCTACACGGGTGTTGACTCGAAGGGCGGCCGCTTCGATGATGCCGACATCTGGTACTACGCTTTGGGCTTGGCCCTGCCTGACCTCGGTAAGGAAGGGAACCTGGGTGGCATCTTTGTGGGTGCTCAACCCTACCTGACCAACATCGATGGCGATGATGTGGATACCGATATCCCGCTGCAAGTGGAAGTGTTCTACAAGTACGCGGTTAACGACTGGATCTCGATCACCCCGGGTGTGATCTGGCAGATGAACCCGAACCAAGACAACGACAACGATGATGTCGTGATTGGTACGCTGCGGACGACCTTCGTGTTCTAG
- a CDS encoding HD domain-containing phosphohydrolase — protein MNSVSIWGERDFLQEAASQASLVEELLAIATALSAVSDLDELLALILTTCRELTWSDAGSVYLIDRSDDTPKLIFKVAQNASQPNASFREFAMPLARRSLAGYVALTGKSLSIPDAYCLPAEVPYQFNHNFDSGFSYRTRSVIVVPMQNLNGETIGVLQLINRKIDPRAIVDPWNAMEVTRPYTEWEERVVQALASLAAISIERSNLQESIEALFEGFVRAAVQAIESRDPCTSGHSERVATLAVRLCEVVNEIHTGPLAATYFTPRQIQEIRYASLLHDFGKVCVPEAVLVKQKKLYPDQLEVIRHRFALARRTLELDCLQVKYRYWVEHPELLTAYQSRSLVPESPNGVSSPGVSSPGGSKLAESNGHGLAAAKVPPAMAPQTPHKTMANAVAVNPLDRLDSELTAALDELDQYWTLLLEANEPQVLEAEPLAQLQELASYTYRDVDGQQKPLVTAAEIEQLTVPRGTLTSAERNAIQSHVTHTYQFLKRIPWTSYLRQVPEIAYGHHEKLDGSGYPRGLQAGEIPIQTRIMSIADVYDALTAADRPYKRAISTSSALTILRQEAQINRLDSMLVSLFEEKAVYQAIGHALDHQLLRPQSALDGPFWS, from the coding sequence GTGAATTCAGTTTCTATCTGGGGCGAACGGGATTTCTTACAGGAAGCAGCCAGCCAAGCTTCTTTGGTGGAAGAGTTGCTGGCGATCGCCACGGCCCTGTCGGCGGTTAGCGACCTGGATGAATTGTTGGCGCTGATTCTCACCACTTGCCGAGAGCTGACTTGGAGTGATGCGGGCAGTGTCTATTTGATTGATCGCAGTGACGACACGCCCAAGCTGATTTTCAAAGTTGCCCAAAATGCCTCGCAGCCCAATGCCTCGTTTCGGGAATTCGCCATGCCCCTGGCCCGACGCAGCTTGGCGGGCTATGTGGCGCTCACGGGGAAAAGTCTGAGCATTCCCGATGCTTACTGTTTGCCAGCGGAGGTTCCCTACCAGTTCAATCACAACTTCGATAGCGGCTTTTCCTATCGAACCCGATCGGTGATTGTGGTGCCCATGCAAAACCTCAATGGCGAAACGATCGGGGTGTTGCAATTGATTAATCGCAAAATCGATCCCCGCGCGATCGTGGATCCCTGGAATGCGATGGAGGTGACCCGTCCCTATACGGAATGGGAAGAGCGCGTGGTGCAGGCCCTGGCTAGTTTGGCGGCCATTTCGATCGAGCGCAGCAATCTACAGGAAAGTATCGAAGCTCTCTTTGAGGGGTTTGTGCGGGCGGCGGTTCAGGCGATCGAGTCTCGAGATCCTTGCACCTCCGGCCATTCGGAGCGGGTGGCCACCTTGGCAGTGCGCCTGTGCGAAGTGGTGAACGAAATCCACACGGGGCCCTTGGCGGCCACCTACTTCACCCCTCGGCAAATTCAAGAAATTCGCTACGCCAGTCTGTTGCACGACTTTGGTAAGGTCTGTGTGCCCGAAGCGGTGTTGGTGAAACAGAAAAAGCTTTATCCCGATCAGCTTGAGGTGATTCGTCACCGGTTTGCCCTGGCTCGGCGGACGCTGGAGCTGGATTGTTTGCAGGTGAAGTATCGCTACTGGGTTGAGCACCCGGAATTGTTAACGGCTTATCAAAGCCGATCGTTGGTTCCTGAGTCTCCGAATGGGGTTTCTAGTCCTGGGGTTTCTAGTCCTGGGGGTTCTAAGCTGGCGGAGTCGAACGGCCATGGGCTAGCGGCCGCCAAGGTGCCCCCAGCCATGGCCCCCCAGACCCCTCATAAAACGATGGCCAATGCGGTGGCGGTGAACCCGCTCGATCGTCTGGACTCGGAGTTAACGGCGGCCTTGGATGAGTTGGATCAATATTGGACATTACTCCTAGAAGCCAATGAGCCGCAGGTGCTGGAAGCGGAACCGCTGGCCCAGCTTCAGGAATTGGCGAGTTACACCTATCGCGATGTGGATGGGCAACAAAAACCCCTGGTGACGGCGGCGGAAATTGAGCAGCTCACCGTTCCCCGAGGTACGTTGACCAGTGCGGAACGAAACGCGATTCAGTCCCATGTGACCCACACGTACCAATTTCTGAAGCGCATTCCCTGGACGAGCTATCTGCGTCAAGTGCCAGAAATTGCCTATGGCCACCACGAAAAGCTGGACGGCTCGGGTTACCCCCGGGGACTGCAAGCGGGTGAAATTCCGATTCAAACGCGCATCATGTCGATCGCGGATGTTTACGATGCATTGACGGCGGCCGATCGCCCCTACAAGCGGGCAATTTCCACCAGTTCTGCCCTCACGATCCTGCGGCAAGAGGCCCAAATTAATCGGCTGGATTCGATGCTGGTGAGCCTGTTTGAGGAAAAAGCGGTTTACCAGGCGATCGGCCATGCACTCGACCATCAATTGCTCCGGCCCCAGTCGGCGCTAGACGGCCCGTTCTGGAGCTGA
- a CDS encoding 4a-hydroxytetrahydrobiopterin dehydratase has protein sequence MALLTASEIQDRLTALANWTLEGSTIVCRRRFADFITAIAFVNQLVEPAEAANHHPDLEISYNKVTITLSTHDEGGLTAKDFDLAAKIDQLG, from the coding sequence ATGGCGCTTCTGACTGCATCCGAAATTCAAGACCGTTTGACCGCTCTGGCCAACTGGACGCTAGAGGGAAGCACCATCGTTTGTCGTCGTCGGTTTGCGGACTTCATCACAGCGATCGCCTTTGTTAATCAGCTTGTGGAACCCGCCGAAGCGGCCAACCACCATCCAGATTTGGAAATCAGCTATAACAAAGTGACGATCACCCTCAGCACCCATGATGAAGGGGGCTTGACGGCTAAGGATTTTGATCTGGCTGCCAAGATTGATCAGTTAGGCTAA
- a CDS encoding FAD-dependent oxidoreductase, with amino-acid sequence MDPASTDPASTFSRRTALQLLGVGAVGSALGYSRFMKPEPSQYQPDRLTLPTRLPDDRPKRVAVVGGGLAGLAAAYELSRRGFAVTLLERSPHLGGKIASWPITVNGESLMMEHGFHGFFPQYYNLWALTEEMNIRQDFLSLERYSVLYKDETYAPEVFRPTHSSFPWNIVDLAISSPNRFRWGLNLTSPAHWAVFRAITGFEPTKTYEELDAIAVTDWAANDFPKGLYDLYFLPFGKSTLNSPDVLSAGELMQFFHFYFFGNPEGLAFNGTKQDMGRTLVEPMMRAIEANGGKVIANAQVDQVAWQDQQITSLSYRQTGSAIPVPFWVDRHSSLNEASAQATSQRPETQEVTATEQPVTAQPLANRPEYFGGGDEVYAVAEGSALSLTCTHQGCTVAPQADGTFQCPCHGARFDREGKVLQGPATKPLARYNVEQRSGDRVQLAAAAVDRTPSQVVEADYFVFAADVKGIRHLFDIAEGDVAEPTRSQVAQLTVADPFAVARIWFDRDFDWDQSEFTSLSGYRLTDSITRYHKIQEDYKAWADRTGGSVVELHAYCYKEAEFPTQEALLTTFEQELYELVPALKGATILHRELVNQKNFSGFPPGSYSQRPATRSGASNLMFAGDWVKMPFPCGLMERAISSGLLAANEICHEEGLQRRTLLTVRPEGVLQI; translated from the coding sequence ATGGATCCTGCATCAACGGATCCTGCATCAACGTTTTCGCGTCGCACAGCTTTGCAGTTGCTTGGTGTGGGTGCGGTGGGCAGCGCCCTCGGCTACTCGCGGTTCATGAAGCCGGAGCCTAGTCAATATCAACCCGATCGCCTGACATTGCCAACGCGGTTACCGGACGATCGCCCTAAGCGGGTGGCTGTGGTCGGTGGTGGCTTGGCGGGCTTGGCAGCGGCCTATGAATTGAGCCGACGCGGATTTGCGGTGACATTACTGGAGCGATCGCCCCACTTGGGCGGCAAAATCGCCAGTTGGCCCATCACGGTCAATGGTGAATCGCTGATGATGGAGCATGGGTTCCATGGCTTTTTCCCGCAGTACTACAACCTGTGGGCCCTGACGGAAGAAATGAATATCCGTCAGGATTTTCTGTCCCTGGAGCGCTACTCAGTGCTCTACAAGGATGAAACCTACGCACCGGAAGTGTTTCGCCCCACCCATTCATCCTTCCCTTGGAATATTGTCGATTTGGCCATTTCTTCGCCGAATCGGTTTCGTTGGGGCTTAAATCTCACCAGCCCTGCCCATTGGGCCGTATTTCGGGCCATTACGGGATTTGAACCCACGAAGACCTACGAGGAACTCGATGCGATCGCCGTGACAGACTGGGCGGCCAATGACTTCCCCAAGGGACTATATGACCTGTATTTCCTACCCTTTGGCAAATCCACGCTCAACTCGCCAGATGTGCTGAGTGCGGGCGAGTTAATGCAGTTTTTCCATTTCTATTTCTTTGGCAATCCGGAGGGGCTGGCCTTTAACGGCACCAAGCAGGACATGGGCCGCACGTTGGTGGAGCCGATGATGCGGGCGATCGAGGCCAACGGGGGCAAAGTCATCGCCAATGCTCAGGTCGATCAGGTGGCGTGGCAGGATCAACAAATCACATCCCTGAGCTACCGCCAAACGGGATCCGCCATTCCAGTTCCGTTCTGGGTCGATCGCCACAGTTCGCTGAACGAAGCCAGTGCCCAAGCCACTTCCCAGCGCCCAGAAACCCAGGAGGTTACGGCCACCGAGCAGCCGGTCACAGCTCAACCGCTGGCGAATCGCCCGGAATATTTTGGGGGCGGCGATGAGGTCTATGCGGTGGCGGAGGGATCGGCGCTGTCGTTAACCTGCACGCACCAGGGCTGTACGGTGGCTCCCCAGGCAGACGGCACGTTCCAATGTCCTTGCCATGGGGCCCGGTTCGATCGCGAGGGCAAGGTGCTTCAGGGGCCCGCCACCAAGCCCCTAGCTCGCTACAACGTGGAGCAGCGATCGGGCGATCGGGTGCAATTGGCGGCCGCAGCGGTCGATCGGACTCCGAGCCAGGTGGTGGAAGCGGACTATTTCGTGTTTGCAGCGGATGTGAAAGGTATTCGCCATCTGTTTGACATTGCCGAAGGAGACGTGGCTGAACCCACGCGATCGCAAGTGGCCCAGCTCACCGTGGCGGATCCCTTTGCGGTGGCTCGCATCTGGTTCGATCGCGACTTTGATTGGGATCAAAGCGAGTTCACCTCCCTCTCGGGCTACCGCCTAACGGACAGCATCACCCGCTATCACAAAATCCAAGAGGACTACAAAGCCTGGGCCGATCGCACAGGGGGCAGCGTGGTTGAACTCCATGCTTACTGCTACAAAGAAGCCGAATTCCCCACCCAAGAAGCCCTGCTCACCACCTTTGAGCAGGAGCTATACGAGTTGGTGCCGGCCCTCAAAGGAGCCACAATTTTGCATCGCGAGCTGGTGAACCAAAAGAATTTCTCTGGCTTCCCCCCCGGCAGTTATTCCCAACGCCCTGCCACGCGATCGGGCGCAAGCAACCTCATGTTTGCGGGCGATTGGGTGAAAATGCCCTTCCCTTGCGGTCTGATGGAACGAGCCATCAGCAGTGGCCTGCTGGCAGCCAATGAAATTTGTCATGAGGAAGGATTACAACGCCGCACCCTGTTGACTGTTCGGCCGGAGGGGGTGCTGCAAATTTAG
- the larE gene encoding ATP-dependent sacrificial sulfur transferase LarE, with protein sequence MTITAKLDRLRSLFQEMDRALIAYSGGIDSTLVAKVAFDVLGDRAVAITAESPSLLPDDLLEAQAQAAAIGIAHEIVQTHELNNPNYAANPTNRCYFCKSELHDTLKPIAIARGYPYVVDGVNADDLRDYRPGIQAAKERGARSPLAELGISKLEVRELSKQLALPWWDKPAQPCLSSRFPYGETITLEKLQRVGRAERYLRQLGYRDLRVRSEGDTARIELPPALIKDFVGAIDLPKLVQDFQELGFLYVCLDLEGLVSGKLNRVLNWPRGAESVATSGVSASAGPQR encoded by the coding sequence ATGACGATCACTGCCAAACTGGATCGCCTTCGATCGTTGTTTCAAGAGATGGATCGCGCCCTCATTGCCTACTCCGGTGGCATTGACAGCACCCTCGTCGCAAAGGTGGCCTTTGATGTGCTGGGCGATCGCGCAGTGGCCATCACTGCCGAGTCCCCTTCCCTGCTGCCCGATGACTTGCTGGAGGCGCAAGCCCAAGCAGCGGCCATCGGCATTGCCCATGAAATTGTGCAAACCCATGAACTAAATAACCCCAACTACGCCGCTAACCCCACCAATCGCTGCTACTTCTGCAAGAGCGAACTACACGACACCTTGAAGCCGATCGCGATCGCCCGGGGCTATCCCTACGTGGTGGATGGGGTGAATGCGGATGATCTCCGGGACTACCGACCGGGGATCCAGGCCGCCAAGGAACGAGGCGCGCGATCGCCCCTGGCCGAGCTGGGGATCAGCAAGCTCGAAGTGCGCGAACTCTCGAAGCAACTAGCCTTACCCTGGTGGGACAAACCGGCCCAACCCTGCCTGAGTTCCCGCTTTCCCTACGGCGAAACCATCACCCTCGAAAAATTGCAGCGGGTGGGTCGAGCCGAACGCTATCTCCGACAGTTGGGCTATCGCGATTTGCGGGTGCGCTCGGAGGGCGACACGGCCCGCATTGAACTGCCGCCAGCGCTGATTAAGGACTTTGTGGGGGCGATCGACCTGCCCAAACTAGTCCAAGATTTCCAAGAACTGGGGTTTTTGTATGTTTGCCTAGACTTGGAAGGACTCGTGAGCGGCAAGCTCAACCGCGTCTTGAACTGGCCCCGAGGGGCTGAATCGGTTGCCACGTCAGGCGTTTCCGCCAGCGCAGGCCCACAGCGCTAG
- a CDS encoding calcium-binding protein, which yields MPTVTVAGTINAVDANNSGLYPLRTVPFGEYTITGLTAGSTQIVASANASTLDPYLQVFKKSGTTLTLVADNYDSSPTNKNSLVQFAAEAGTQYVVRIARSSADAGGFNLQVTNDASAVIAGPTAAGTADLSVGDITSQSFAFPSFPTTAELASPNGVPSGPSTGRDDLSGLPLFYLSDDADNTNLGVRVETKGFFVVGLNGNDTITGSSENDFFNGNRGNDVLLGGDGIDQIRGGKDSDSIDGGAGNEIILNGNDGNDLVRGGEGNDTVNGGRNSDLLFGDNGDDQLSGDFGQDILTGGAGADSFVLRADRDTTAGLSNTATSANSADIVADFVLGTDKIRLNTSDSLTLEKLSFEFVAINVSTEITGALTTGVKTGTAIKVNDPTSAVNGQYLGVVLGVLPGALNQSANFTVG from the coding sequence ATGCCTACCGTCACTGTTGCCGGGACGATCAATGCCGTTGATGCCAATAACAGCGGTCTCTATCCGTTACGCACTGTGCCCTTTGGGGAATACACGATCACGGGATTAACGGCAGGCAGCACCCAAATTGTCGCCTCAGCCAATGCCAGCACCCTCGATCCCTACTTGCAAGTTTTTAAGAAGAGCGGCACAACCTTGACCCTGGTGGCCGATAACTACGACTCTTCGCCCACCAACAAAAATTCCTTGGTGCAATTTGCCGCCGAAGCGGGAACTCAGTACGTGGTGCGCATTGCCCGCAGCAGCGCCGATGCTGGAGGGTTCAACCTACAAGTGACCAATGATGCCAGCGCCGTGATTGCGGGGCCCACGGCCGCCGGGACGGCCGATCTGTCGGTGGGTGACATCACGAGTCAATCCTTCGCGTTCCCCTCCTTCCCCACAACGGCGGAACTGGCCTCGCCCAATGGCGTTCCTAGCGGCCCTTCCACAGGACGCGATGACCTGTCGGGGTTGCCCCTGTTTTACCTGTCTGACGATGCGGACAACACCAACTTGGGTGTGCGGGTCGAAACTAAGGGCTTTTTCGTGGTGGGTCTGAATGGCAACGACACCATTACTGGCTCCTCGGAGAATGATTTCTTCAACGGCAACCGGGGTAATGATGTGTTGCTGGGTGGGGATGGCATTGATCAAATTCGGGGCGGCAAAGACTCCGACAGCATTGATGGTGGCGCTGGCAACGAAATTATTCTCAATGGCAACGATGGCAACGATTTAGTGCGGGGCGGCGAAGGCAATGACACGGTGAATGGTGGCCGCAACTCCGATTTACTGTTTGGGGACAATGGGGACGATCAACTGTCGGGCGATTTTGGCCAGGATATTTTGACCGGGGGCGCGGGGGCTGATTCCTTTGTGCTGCGGGCTGATCGTGACACCACGGCGGGCTTGTCCAACACGGCGACCAGTGCCAACAGCGCCGATATTGTGGCGGATTTTGTGCTGGGAACAGACAAGATTCGGCTGAACACGAGCGATAGCCTGACGCTGGAGAAGCTGAGTTTTGAGTTTGTGGCGATTAATGTGTCCACGGAGATCACCGGGGCCCTCACAACGGGGGTGAAAACGGGCACAGCCATCAAGGTGAATGACCCAACTTCGGCGGTGAATGGTCAGTATTTGGGTGTGGTGTTGGGAGTGTTGCCGGGGGCGCTGAATCAGTCGGCTAACTTTACGGTTGGTTAG
- a CDS encoding ShlB/FhaC/HecB family hemolysin secretion/activation protein yields MATKRTNVKTALGRIAIAQGLGSLLWSGGLWGPIAPGWAIEPEAAQTPQRLTQLPPDTRPVPDLNRDRFPQTGPDPLQPLPGDLPAIDSPNPITPPQPLDPNAPRFLVKRIVVEGSTWLSAAELAALTQPSEGRELTLSELQSLADRITQRYLDAGYLTSRAYVPEQTIGPDGIAKIAVIEGYLSDIRIEGTQRLSQNYLRSRIQLGAGRPLNAAHLEDQLRLLKANPLLETIEASLRAGNDPGESVLTVRVTEAKALRGSISTDNYSPPSIGSERGILALQYRNLTGIGDEASFSYSHTWQDGADVLDFGYRLPVNPMEGTIQFRFSPNWNEIVQPQFAELGIRGKSQLYEVTYRQPLVRSPREEFALSLGFSHQRGQTFLFDDVGFPFGIGPDEDGRSITSVLRFGQDYLRRDPNGAWLLRSQFNLGTGLFDATTNDGDDPDGQFFSWNGTVQRIQRLNPTHLLILQADVQLAFDELLASQQFVIGGGQSVRGFRQNVRSGDSGFRLSVEDRITLLRDSSGAPTLTLAPFIDAGYVWNHDNNPNSIPDQRFLIGAGAGLLWEPFTDFLVRLDYGLPLVDLDDRGSNAQDSGVYFSVTYRF; encoded by the coding sequence ATGGCAACAAAACGGACGAACGTGAAGACGGCGTTAGGGCGAATTGCGATCGCCCAGGGCCTGGGATCTCTGCTCTGGTCGGGGGGGCTGTGGGGGCCGATCGCGCCGGGTTGGGCGATCGAGCCGGAAGCCGCCCAAACGCCCCAACGACTGACCCAACTCCCCCCCGACACCCGCCCGGTTCCCGACCTCAACCGCGATCGGTTTCCCCAAACGGGCCCAGACCCGCTGCAACCCCTGCCAGGCGATCTCCCCGCGATCGACTCGCCCAACCCGATTACGCCACCCCAGCCCTTGGATCCCAATGCGCCCCGCTTTTTGGTGAAGCGAATTGTGGTGGAAGGCAGCACCTGGCTCTCGGCCGCCGAACTGGCCGCCCTGACCCAACCCAGCGAGGGCCGCGAACTCACCCTCAGTGAACTGCAATCCCTGGCCGACCGCATCACCCAGCGCTATTTGGACGCGGGCTATCTCACCTCCCGCGCCTACGTGCCCGAACAGACGATCGGCCCCGATGGGATTGCCAAAATCGCCGTTATTGAGGGCTATCTCTCAGATATTCGGATCGAAGGAACCCAACGCCTGAGCCAAAACTACCTGCGATCGCGCATTCAACTGGGAGCCGGTCGCCCCCTCAACGCCGCCCACCTGGAAGACCAACTGCGGCTGCTGAAAGCGAATCCACTGCTAGAGACGATCGAGGCCAGCTTGCGAGCCGGCAACGATCCTGGCGAAAGCGTCCTTACCGTCCGAGTCACCGAAGCCAAAGCCTTGCGCGGCAGCATCAGCACCGACAACTACTCACCCCCCAGTATTGGCTCCGAACGCGGCATCCTTGCCCTGCAATATCGCAACTTGACGGGCATTGGCGATGAAGCCAGCTTCAGCTACAGCCACACCTGGCAAGACGGAGCCGACGTGTTGGATTTTGGCTATCGTCTGCCCGTGAACCCCATGGAAGGCACGATCCAGTTTCGGTTCTCGCCCAACTGGAACGAAATTGTGCAGCCCCAGTTTGCGGAATTGGGAATTCGCGGCAAATCCCAGCTTTATGAAGTGACTTACCGCCAGCCCCTCGTGCGATCGCCCCGCGAAGAATTTGCCCTTTCCCTAGGATTCAGTCACCAGCGCGGCCAAACCTTCCTGTTTGATGACGTGGGCTTTCCCTTTGGCATTGGCCCCGACGAAGACGGCCGCAGCATCACCAGCGTGTTGCGGTTTGGGCAAGATTACCTGCGCCGCGACCCCAATGGGGCCTGGTTGTTGCGATCGCAGTTCAACCTAGGAACCGGCCTGTTTGATGCCACCACCAACGACGGCGACGACCCCGACGGGCAGTTTTTTAGCTGGAATGGCACGGTTCAGCGAATTCAGCGCCTGAATCCCACCCATCTGTTGATTCTGCAAGCGGATGTGCAATTGGCCTTTGATGAGCTATTAGCCTCGCAGCAGTTTGTGATCGGTGGGGGGCAGTCCGTGCGCGGGTTCCGCCAAAACGTGCGATCGGGCGATAGCGGCTTTCGACTGTCCGTGGAAGATCGCATTACCCTGCTGCGCGACTCCTCTGGCGCACCCACCCTCACCCTGGCTCCCTTCATTGATGCGGGATATGTTTGGAACCATGACAACAACCCCAACTCCATCCCAGATCAGCGGTTTCTGATCGGTGCGGGAGCGGGACTGTTGTGGGAACCCTTCACGGATTTTCTGGTGCGTTTAGATTACGGTCTGCCGTTGGTGGATTTGGACGATCGCGGCTCCAATGCTCAAGATTCCGGAGTCTATTTCAGCGTCACCTACCGGTTCTAA